From Draconibacterium halophilum, one genomic window encodes:
- a CDS encoding MFS transporter, which translates to MANFSKNIPRLYLVKISKWFNMVMPVVVLFYQNNDMGMHEIFVLKAIYSIAIVGMEIPSGWMADVWGRRKTLILGSILGSFGFLIYSFSYGFWAFVIAEMILGFGHSFVSGADSAMLYDSLKADKRTDKYVREEGRITSAGNFAEAIAGVIGGLLAAISLRTPFYFQFAVAAIAIPAAITMIEPKIHIAKHTHSVKKMIQNIHNTFVTNQNLRTAILLSSVTGTATLTFAWFVQPFFKAIDLPVELFGVFWTALNLTVGVSTVFAYKVEEFLGKRWSILLVIVLLSAGYVFAGISISYWGLGFLFLFYLVRGLATPIFKNYINQYTDSKVRATMLSVRNFIIRIAFAGIGPLLGWITDNISLNKAFLLAGIIYLVAALAVTIPWLRTKKEQS; encoded by the coding sequence ATGGCAAATTTCAGTAAAAACATACCACGCCTTTACTTGGTAAAGATCTCGAAATGGTTTAATATGGTAATGCCTGTTGTTGTACTGTTTTACCAGAACAACGATATGGGAATGCACGAGATTTTTGTGCTGAAAGCTATTTATTCTATTGCCATTGTTGGTATGGAAATTCCATCAGGTTGGATGGCCGATGTTTGGGGTCGCAGAAAAACATTGATACTCGGAAGTATTCTGGGAAGTTTTGGTTTTCTGATCTACAGTTTCTCCTACGGTTTTTGGGCTTTTGTTATTGCTGAAATGATTCTGGGCTTCGGACATTCTTTTGTTTCGGGTGCCGATTCGGCCATGTTGTACGATAGTTTAAAGGCCGATAAACGAACCGATAAATACGTTCGCGAAGAAGGTCGGATAACATCGGCAGGTAATTTTGCCGAAGCCATTGCAGGCGTTATTGGTGGCCTTTTGGCAGCCATTAGTTTACGTACGCCTTTCTATTTTCAGTTTGCCGTGGCCGCCATTGCTATTCCAGCAGCAATTACGATGATCGAGCCAAAAATTCACATTGCCAAACATACTCATTCGGTTAAGAAAATGATTCAGAATATACACAACACTTTTGTTACGAATCAGAATTTACGCACCGCAATTCTTTTGTCGTCGGTTACCGGAACAGCAACGCTTACTTTTGCCTGGTTTGTTCAGCCATTTTTTAAGGCCATTGATCTGCCGGTTGAGCTTTTCGGAGTGTTTTGGACAGCGCTGAATTTAACGGTTGGCGTGTCGACTGTTTTCGCCTACAAAGTGGAAGAGTTTCTGGGAAAACGCTGGTCGATCCTACTGGTCATTGTTTTGCTCTCGGCCGGATATGTATTCGCCGGAATCAGCATATCGTATTGGGGACTTGGCTTTTTGTTTCTCTTCTATTTGGTACGCGGACTGGCAACTCCAATATTTAAAAACTACATCAACCAGTATACCGACAGTAAAGTTCGTGCAACCATGCTTTCCGTTCGAAATTTTATCATTCGAATTGCTTTTGCAGGAATTGGCCCGCTACTTGGCTGGATAACAGATAATATAAGCTTAAACAAGGCATTTTTACTGGCAGGGATCATTTATCTGGTTGCAGCACTTGCAGTCACTATTCCCTGGCTACGAACAAAAAAAGAACAATCATGA
- a CDS encoding TonB-dependent receptor has product MKLLTVLMLIVFATSAADSYSQATKFNLRLNNVSVKQVFQEIENNSEFILLYNEKNVELNRKVSINVNDKTVESILDQLFKVTDNTYKIYDRQIVILEDENADVHSTFEKYAEMELVEQQQKEISGIVREEDGNPLPGVSVIVKGTSIGTVTDTDGRFTLSIPLSAEVLAFSFIGMQSQEIPIGDKTEFAVSLSEEEIGLDEVVVVGYGTQKKANLTGAVDQVTGEVFENRAMSNITQGLQGVMPNLNITLPDGKPNTSPSYNIRGTTSIGQGGNALVLIDGVEGDPSLINPNDIESISLLKDAASASIYGARAVFGVVLITTRNPSKEKTSITYSGNIAMKSPVVIPDYVWDGYTWAKMFNEATYNWEGSYPSKANKTIRFSQEYLEELKRRSENPDAYTKDWDVNPENGEYVYYGSTDWYDLLYKDFTTANDHNITVSGSSETTSFMISGRYLGQNGLYTYNTDDYEMLNFRAKGSIQVFPWLRFDSNSQYSSSKYHNPLQTGEGGNVWRNIADEGNPMSPLFNPDGTLTHTSVYHVGNMWYGKSGYDLSKRVFKSTNGFVAQFLDNKLRVKGDFTFQNTNDDQKRIRVKVPYDKSPGVTSYVGTKYDDILDIWRNTKYTALNIYSEYENTLNEKHFFKILVGYNYEESLYRKLEAERNGLIFEDAIDISLALGEDINVDGSYTAWNILGGFSRLNYSFKDRYLFEVNARYDGSSKFPSNERYALFPSYSIGWRISNESFWNVSDDLISNLKLRASYGSLGNGNIAAYVYQEIFEIGQSGDILGGTKPQTTSKPEVIPDGLTWETATTFNIGLDIAMASNRLIFVGDIYQRDVTDMFTIGMTLPAVFGATAPKGNYADMETKGWEVALSWRDKFILKSKPFNYNLRLTLADNKSVITRYNNPDKNLDDYYEGMVVGEIWGYTNDGFFEDQADIDSHADQSRFKTTNARIIFPGDIKLKDINGDGKVDPGTNRFDDPGDRKIIGNEAPRYTFGINLGADWNSFFFSTFFQGVGRQDWYPSREASAFWGQYNRPYNPLPRWHLDNHWTPENPDAYMPRYVGRVANRSGGILRDNPQTDYLQNIAYIRLKNIQVGYNLPMSLISKIGAQNAKVYFSGENLWTWSPLYKITRDLDVENTGARDALLGGTGDGYNYPMLKSLSIGLTVTF; this is encoded by the coding sequence ATGAAACTATTAACCGTTTTGATGCTAATTGTATTTGCTACTTCAGCGGCGGATAGCTATTCTCAGGCTACCAAGTTTAACTTAAGGTTAAATAATGTTTCAGTAAAACAGGTATTTCAGGAAATTGAGAATAACAGCGAATTCATTTTGTTGTATAATGAAAAGAACGTTGAATTAAATCGAAAGGTGAGTATCAACGTGAATGATAAAACTGTTGAGTCTATTCTTGATCAATTGTTTAAGGTTACCGACAATACTTACAAAATTTATGATCGACAAATTGTAATTCTTGAAGACGAAAATGCTGATGTCCATTCCACTTTTGAGAAATATGCTGAAATGGAGCTGGTTGAACAACAGCAAAAGGAAATCTCGGGTATTGTGCGCGAGGAAGACGGAAATCCTTTACCCGGAGTATCAGTAATTGTTAAAGGAACGTCCATTGGGACAGTTACTGACACAGATGGACGATTTACTCTAAGTATTCCTTTATCAGCAGAAGTTCTGGCTTTCTCTTTTATCGGGATGCAATCTCAGGAAATTCCTATTGGAGATAAAACTGAATTTGCAGTTTCTTTATCCGAAGAAGAAATTGGTTTAGATGAAGTAGTGGTTGTTGGATATGGAACTCAAAAGAAGGCGAACCTTACTGGTGCTGTCGACCAGGTAACAGGTGAGGTATTTGAAAATCGCGCAATGAGCAATATCACACAGGGGCTTCAAGGGGTTATGCCCAATTTGAATATTACACTCCCTGATGGGAAACCAAATACATCACCAAGTTATAATATTAGAGGTACAACATCAATTGGACAGGGAGGTAATGCGCTGGTTCTTATTGACGGAGTTGAGGGAGACCCTAGTCTAATTAATCCCAATGATATTGAAAGTATTTCCCTCTTAAAAGATGCTGCCTCAGCTTCTATTTACGGAGCGAGAGCGGTTTTTGGTGTAGTTTTAATTACTACCAGAAATCCTTCGAAAGAAAAAACAAGCATAACCTATTCTGGAAATATTGCGATGAAAAGTCCAGTCGTTATTCCTGATTATGTTTGGGATGGATACACTTGGGCAAAAATGTTTAACGAGGCAACTTATAACTGGGAAGGTTCATATCCCAGTAAAGCAAATAAAACAATTCGGTTTTCTCAAGAGTATTTAGAAGAACTAAAAAGAAGGTCGGAAAATCCAGATGCCTATACCAAAGATTGGGATGTTAATCCGGAAAACGGAGAATATGTATATTATGGTAGTACCGATTGGTACGACTTGTTATACAAAGATTTTACAACCGCCAACGACCATAATATTACCGTTTCCGGAAGTTCGGAAACGACAAGTTTTATGATTAGTGGCAGATATCTTGGGCAAAATGGTTTATATACTTATAATACAGATGATTATGAAATGTTAAACTTTAGGGCAAAAGGTTCTATTCAGGTATTTCCATGGTTGAGATTTGACAGCAACTCACAATATTCAAGTTCAAAATACCATAATCCTCTACAAACAGGAGAAGGTGGAAATGTCTGGAGAAATATTGCCGATGAAGGAAATCCAATGTCACCATTATTTAATCCTGATGGCACTCTTACCCATACTTCAGTTTATCATGTCGGTAATATGTGGTACGGGAAAAGTGGCTACGATTTAAGCAAACGGGTATTTAAAAGTACCAATGGTTTTGTCGCCCAGTTTCTTGACAATAAACTTAGGGTAAAAGGTGATTTTACTTTTCAAAATACAAATGATGATCAAAAAAGGATAAGAGTGAAGGTTCCTTATGATAAAAGCCCTGGTGTTACTTCTTATGTTGGTACAAAATATGACGACATTTTGGACATCTGGCGTAACACTAAATATACAGCATTAAATATATATTCTGAATATGAAAACACCTTAAATGAAAAACACTTCTTTAAAATACTTGTCGGCTACAATTATGAAGAATCGTTATATCGAAAGCTGGAAGCAGAAAGGAATGGCTTGATATTCGAAGATGCCATTGATATAAGCTTGGCATTAGGAGAAGATATTAATGTAGACGGCAGTTATACTGCATGGAATATTTTAGGAGGATTTTCGCGTTTAAACTATTCCTTTAAAGATAGGTACTTATTTGAAGTTAATGCACGGTACGATGGATCATCAAAATTTCCGTCAAACGAAAGATATGCTTTATTTCCTTCTTATTCCATTGGTTGGAGAATATCCAACGAATCATTTTGGAACGTTTCGGATGATCTAATCTCAAATCTTAAGCTGAGAGCTTCTTATGGTTCTTTAGGAAATGGTAATATTGCTGCATACGTATATCAAGAAATATTTGAAATTGGGCAGTCAGGTGATATCCTTGGGGGGACAAAACCTCAAACAACAAGTAAGCCGGAAGTTATTCCTGATGGACTTACTTGGGAAACTGCAACAACTTTTAATATAGGATTGGATATAGCAATGGCTTCTAATCGTTTAATTTTTGTTGGGGACATTTATCAACGCGATGTTACTGATATGTTCACTATTGGGATGACATTGCCAGCAGTATTTGGCGCGACTGCTCCAAAAGGTAACTATGCCGACATGGAAACAAAAGGTTGGGAAGTGGCATTATCTTGGAGAGATAAATTTATTTTGAAATCGAAGCCCTTTAATTATAATTTAAGATTAACACTTGCTGATAATAAATCTGTTATTACAAGGTATAATAATCCAGATAAAAATTTGGATGATTATTACGAAGGGATGGTTGTTGGCGAAATTTGGGGGTATACAAATGATGGTTTTTTTGAAGACCAGGCAGATATTGACAGTCATGCGGATCAAAGTAGATTTAAAACTACTAATGCCAGAATTATTTTCCCAGGAGACATAAAATTAAAAGATATAAATGGCGATGGGAAAGTTGATCCGGGTACTAACCGTTTTGATGATCCAGGAGATAGGAAAATAATAGGGAATGAGGCTCCTCGATATACGTTTGGAATTAATTTAGGGGCTGATTGGAACAGTTTTTTCTTTTCGACTTTTTTTCAGGGTGTTGGGAGACAAGATTGGTACCCAAGTAGAGAAGCAAGTGCTTTTTGGGGGCAGTACAATAGACCTTATAACCCACTACCACGCTGGCATTTAGATAATCATTGGACGCCTGAAAACCCTGATGCCTATATGCCAAGATATGTTGGTCGCGTAGCTAATCGAAGTGGAGGCATTCTAAGGGATAATCCACAAACCGATTATTTACAAAATATTGCATACATACGATTAAAAAACATTCAGGTAGGATATAATTTACCTATGAGTCTGATATCAAAAATTGGTGCCCAGAATGCTAAGGTTTATTTCTCGGGAGAAAATCTTTGGACCTGGTCACCACTATATAAAATAACACGTGATCTAGATGTTGAAAATACAGGTGCGAGAGACGCGTTATTAGGCGGTACTGGTGATGGCTATAATTATCCAATGCTGAAAAGCTTGAGTATTGGGTTAACTGTAACATTTTAA
- a CDS encoding Gfo/Idh/MocA family protein, whose protein sequence is MKIIRLVFCFFIVFNSAIAQKPVRIGIAGLSHSHVIPLLKNLDREDIQIVGIAESNTELSTRYAREFDIDDKLLFESLDLMLEQTQPEGVVTFTSIYEHLKVVQLCAPKGIHVMIEKPLAVSNDHALKMAKIAQNFGTLLLTNYETSWYPSNYEGYEMIQNGELGELFKIIVYDGHKGPQEINVNNEFLDWLTDPILNGGGAVTDFGCYGADLITWLLKGEKPISVYAELKQYKPNVYPNVDDDATIVLSYPGMEGIIHASWNWPFNRKDMHIYGKTGYIFIDDAQTIRYRLDEKSKEKTKRIDSSETSFSDPFTFFAAAIRGKIEISPTDLSSLEINLTVVEILDAARESNRTGKKIYLSR, encoded by the coding sequence ATGAAAATAATTCGGCTTGTATTTTGTTTTTTTATCGTTTTTAATTCTGCGATTGCACAGAAACCAGTGAGAATTGGCATTGCAGGATTATCACATTCTCATGTGATACCTTTACTAAAAAATCTTGATAGAGAGGACATTCAGATAGTAGGAATTGCAGAGAGTAATACTGAGCTTTCTACTCGTTATGCTAGGGAATTTGATATCGATGACAAGCTATTATTTGAATCACTGGATTTAATGCTTGAGCAAACACAGCCTGAAGGTGTAGTTACTTTCACATCAATATACGAACATTTAAAAGTAGTGCAATTATGCGCCCCCAAGGGAATCCATGTTATGATTGAAAAACCTTTAGCTGTTAGTAATGATCATGCTTTGAAAATGGCAAAGATAGCTCAGAATTTTGGCACTTTGCTATTGACAAATTATGAAACGTCATGGTATCCATCGAACTATGAAGGTTATGAAATGATTCAAAATGGGGAGTTGGGTGAGCTTTTTAAAATCATCGTTTACGATGGACATAAAGGGCCACAAGAGATAAATGTAAACAATGAATTTCTAGATTGGCTTACAGATCCAATTTTAAATGGAGGAGGTGCCGTTACCGATTTTGGTTGCTATGGTGCTGATTTAATTACTTGGTTGTTAAAAGGTGAAAAACCTATTTCGGTGTATGCTGAATTAAAACAGTACAAACCAAATGTTTACCCCAACGTTGATGATGATGCCACTATCGTCCTTTCATACCCGGGAATGGAGGGAATTATTCATGCTTCATGGAACTGGCCTTTCAATCGAAAGGATATGCATATATATGGAAAAACCGGCTACATTTTTATTGATGATGCACAAACAATTCGATACCGACTAGATGAAAAATCAAAAGAAAAAACCAAAAGGATAGATTCAAGTGAAACTTCATTTAGTGACCCATTTACTTTTTTTGCAGCAGCGATAAGAGGAAAAATAGAAATATCACCAACTGACTTATCTTCTCTCGAAATTAATTTAACTGTTGTTGAAATTTTAGACGCAGCACGTGAAAGTAACAGAACCGGTAAAAAGATCTATCTCAGCAGATAA
- a CDS encoding alkaline phosphatase: protein MTQKLISLYALMIIGLASIAQNNYLNENAEEDEKIYKGVDHYEVKIFPNRFKSKKPQNVILLIGDGMGVAQVFAGITANRGKLFLDNFKSIGFSKTQSANNYITDSAAGGTALSTGVKTYNGAIGVNPDTIPVKTILEQAEEKGLSTGLVSTSSITHATPASFIAHQKNRNMYEEIAADFLKTDIDVFIGGGYKHFTRRKDGRNLVNELTLKGYKVLQDITEIEMINSGKIAGFTASEHNGRIEERKDMLPIATKAAINILDHNKKGFFLMVEGSQIDWGGHAGSTIYIVEDMLDFDKTIGKVLEFASKDGKTLVVVTADHETGGLALTGGEIKTGKVKGEYSTGGHTGVMVPVFAYGPGAEEFEGIYENTVIYDKIKSLLISQ from the coding sequence ATGACTCAAAAATTAATTTCACTATATGCTCTGATGATAATTGGGTTGGCCTCTATAGCGCAAAATAATTATCTCAATGAAAATGCAGAGGAAGATGAAAAAATATATAAAGGTGTAGATCATTATGAAGTAAAAATATTTCCAAATAGATTTAAATCGAAAAAACCACAAAATGTTATTTTATTAATTGGAGACGGAATGGGAGTTGCGCAGGTTTTTGCAGGTATAACTGCAAATCGTGGGAAACTATTTTTGGATAATTTTAAATCAATTGGATTTTCAAAAACACAATCAGCTAATAACTATATAACTGACTCCGCGGCAGGGGGAACAGCGCTTTCAACTGGTGTAAAAACATATAATGGTGCAATTGGAGTAAATCCTGACACAATTCCTGTTAAAACAATACTTGAACAAGCAGAAGAAAAGGGATTAAGCACAGGTTTGGTATCAACTTCGTCAATTACTCACGCTACTCCTGCCTCCTTTATTGCTCATCAGAAAAACAGGAATATGTATGAAGAAATTGCAGCCGATTTTTTAAAAACAGATATTGACGTTTTTATTGGTGGAGGATACAAACACTTTACCCGTCGTAAAGATGGAAGGAATCTGGTAAATGAACTTACATTAAAAGGATATAAGGTACTGCAGGATATTACTGAAATTGAAATGATCAATTCAGGAAAAATTGCCGGTTTTACTGCTTCGGAACATAACGGAAGAATTGAAGAACGTAAAGACATGTTACCCATTGCAACTAAAGCTGCAATAAATATTTTAGACCACAATAAAAAGGGATTTTTCTTAATGGTAGAAGGTTCTCAAATTGACTGGGGAGGTCATGCTGGAAGTACCATATATATTGTTGAGGATATGCTTGATTTTGATAAAACTATTGGAAAGGTTTTGGAGTTTGCTTCTAAAGATGGAAAAACCCTTGTTGTAGTTACAGCTGACCATGAAACAGGTGGATTAGCCTTGACTGGTGGTGAAATCAAAACAGGTAAAGTTAAAGGAGAGTACAGTACGGGTGGACATACTGGAGTAATGGTTCCCGTATTTGCATATGGTCCCGGAGCAGAAGAATTTGAAGGAATCTATGAAAATACAGTAATCTATGACAAAATAAAATCCTTACTTATTTCCCAATAA
- the asnA gene encoding aspartate--ammonia ligase, translated as MKLTIPEGYQSVLDVQQTEQAIKLIKDYFQENLAAELRLRRVTAPLFVKQGTGINDDLNGIERPVSFPMKDLSEERAEIVQSLAKWKRMAVADLKIEEGFGLYTDMNAIRPDEELTNIHSLYVDQWDWERVISREQRNLDFLKAVVRKIYSALVRTEFLLCESFKDIKPELPEELTFIHTEELAAKYPDLTPFERETKEAKKHGAIFVIGIGGEMPNGEIHDGRAPDYDDWNTETVNGFKGLNGDIILWNNVLNRAFEISSMGIRVDEAALLDQLKIRNAEERKEMLWHQKLLNGELPLTIGGGIGQSRLCMYFLRKAHIGEIQSSIWPEKMKEQCKAAGIDLL; from the coding sequence ATGAAACTTACAATACCAGAAGGCTATCAGTCGGTTTTAGATGTACAACAAACCGAACAAGCCATTAAATTAATCAAGGATTATTTTCAGGAGAATCTTGCTGCCGAATTGCGTTTACGCAGGGTTACGGCTCCATTATTTGTAAAACAGGGAACGGGTATTAACGACGATTTGAACGGAATTGAACGTCCGGTGTCGTTCCCGATGAAAGACCTGAGTGAAGAGCGGGCAGAGATAGTGCAGTCGCTGGCCAAGTGGAAACGAATGGCAGTGGCCGATCTGAAAATTGAGGAGGGTTTTGGGCTTTATACCGATATGAATGCTATTCGTCCGGATGAAGAGTTGACAAACATCCATTCGTTGTATGTCGATCAGTGGGACTGGGAACGTGTTATTTCGCGCGAACAGCGTAATCTTGACTTTTTAAAAGCTGTGGTGCGAAAAATTTATTCGGCGCTGGTGCGGACAGAGTTTTTACTGTGCGAGTCGTTTAAAGACATTAAACCGGAACTACCGGAAGAATTAACCTTTATCCACACCGAGGAGTTGGCAGCAAAATATCCTGATCTTACGCCGTTCGAGCGCGAAACAAAGGAAGCAAAAAAACACGGTGCAATTTTCGTTATCGGTATTGGTGGTGAAATGCCAAATGGTGAGATTCACGACGGAAGAGCGCCCGATTACGACGATTGGAATACGGAAACTGTAAATGGTTTTAAAGGACTTAATGGTGACATTATACTTTGGAATAATGTGCTGAACAGGGCTTTCGAAATATCATCGATGGGAATTCGCGTGGACGAAGCAGCATTGCTCGATCAACTAAAAATACGTAATGCTGAAGAACGCAAAGAAATGTTGTGGCATCAGAAACTGCTGAATGGCGAATTGCCGCTTACTATTGGTGGCGGTATCGGACAATCGCGTTTGTGCATGTACTTTTTGCGTAAGGCACACATTGGCGAAATTCAGTCGAGTATTTGGCCCGAAAAAATGAAAGAACAGTGCAAGGCTGCTGGAATTGACCTGCTTTAA
- a CDS encoding RagB/SusD family nutrient uptake outer membrane protein yields the protein MKIKYLWLILMTTFFIGCDLEQIPQDTTSKDAVFGSETGLELYSYSFYDFLPSANNIHTADAMSDYAARRGSPAFIMPGAYSSTSDDDGSASGNDIVALGGDRDWGWDHLRNFNFFIENCTDERVPESVRNHYLGLARFFRAFFYFEKVKRYGDVPWIDKALDVEDPDLYKGRDPRELVMENVLADLDFATQNIDLESDGSRSLVTKWVAYALKARVCLFEGTFRKYHTNLGLQGTANDWLNEAASAAKAIMDQSGYKLYTDDGPDKSYRKIFTNSAPVSDEIMLAAVMSTAFGKTHAANWYYTSTTTGVRFNLIRTFVNTYLKLDGTPFTDTPGYETMQFHEEVVDRDLRLKQTIRLGDYERLNNNVPFKSAPNMLYSYTGYQPIKWCLDDINVDTRDLNDNSVSMFRYGEVLLNYAEAKAELGALTDADWEATIGALRARAGITGGLTTKPTVADPYLQEKYFPGISDPVILEVRRERGIELFQEGLRFYDVVRWHRGELMEMEWNGIYVPAIDTPLDLNQDGSPDVLYYIEAPTTAPSYPAIPVSELYGGKPNDYRLTNGTYGEITWLNTIERKWEEKNYFYPIPESAILTNPNLEQNPGW from the coding sequence ATGAAAATAAAATATTTATGGCTAATATTAATGACAACCTTTTTCATCGGTTGTGATTTAGAGCAAATACCACAAGATACTACTTCAAAAGATGCTGTCTTTGGGAGTGAAACAGGACTTGAATTATATTCCTATTCTTTTTACGATTTTTTGCCAAGTGCAAATAATATCCATACCGCTGATGCCATGTCCGATTATGCAGCACGCAGGGGATCTCCTGCCTTTATCATGCCTGGGGCCTATAGTTCAACTTCCGACGATGATGGGAGTGCCTCTGGTAATGACATTGTTGCTCTTGGCGGCGACCGTGATTGGGGGTGGGATCATTTAAGAAACTTCAACTTTTTTATTGAAAATTGTACCGACGAAAGAGTTCCGGAGAGTGTAAGGAACCATTATTTAGGTCTGGCACGATTCTTTAGAGCATTTTTCTATTTCGAAAAAGTAAAAAGATATGGCGATGTCCCATGGATAGATAAGGCTCTTGACGTTGAAGATCCGGATTTATACAAGGGAAGAGATCCACGTGAATTGGTAATGGAAAATGTACTTGCCGATTTAGATTTTGCTACTCAAAATATCGATTTAGAATCTGATGGATCGCGAAGTTTGGTTACTAAATGGGTTGCATATGCCTTGAAAGCAAGAGTGTGTCTTTTTGAAGGAACATTCAGAAAATACCATACTAATTTGGGCTTACAGGGTACAGCAAACGACTGGTTAAATGAAGCGGCAAGTGCGGCAAAAGCGATAATGGATCAATCTGGATATAAACTTTATACAGATGACGGGCCAGATAAATCATACCGTAAAATTTTCACAAATTCAGCACCTGTGAGCGATGAAATAATGCTTGCTGCGGTTATGAGCACAGCTTTTGGAAAAACGCATGCAGCTAACTGGTATTATACAAGCACAACAACAGGAGTCAGATTTAACCTTATTCGTACTTTTGTAAATACCTATTTAAAATTAGATGGGACACCTTTTACAGATACCCCAGGTTACGAAACAATGCAATTTCATGAAGAAGTAGTTGATCGTGATCTTAGGTTAAAGCAAACCATTCGTTTAGGAGATTACGAACGTTTGAATAACAATGTTCCTTTTAAATCAGCACCTAATATGTTGTATTCTTATACAGGTTATCAACCGATTAAATGGTGTTTAGATGATATTAATGTTGATACCAGGGATTTAAATGATAATTCTGTTTCAATGTTCAGGTATGGTGAAGTATTATTAAATTATGCTGAAGCAAAAGCAGAATTAGGTGCATTAACAGATGCTGATTGGGAAGCTACCATTGGTGCTTTACGTGCACGTGCAGGAATTACAGGAGGATTAACAACAAAACCAACTGTCGCAGATCCCTACTTGCAGGAGAAATACTTTCCAGGAATTTCCGATCCTGTAATTTTGGAAGTGAGAAGAGAAAGAGGAATAGAACTGTTTCAGGAAGGCTTACGGTTTTACGATGTTGTAAGATGGCATAGAGGTGAATTGATGGAAATGGAGTGGAATGGGATTTATGTTCCGGCAATTGATACTCCTCTCGATTTAAATCAGGATGGCTCTCCAGATGTATTGTATTACATTGAAGCGCCAACAACAGCTCCTTCTTATCCAGCCATTCCTGTAAGCGAGCTCTACGGCGGGAAACCGAACGATTATAGACTGACTAATGGCACGTATGGTGAAATTACCTGGTTGAATACCATTGAAAGGAAGTGGGAAGAAAAAAATTACTTTTATCCTATTCCTGAAAGTGCAATACTAACTAATCCTAATTTAGAACAAAATCCTGGTTGGTGA
- a CDS encoding metallophosphoesterase, with the protein MMKLNIHVIIILILCFGVNIQSVKCQDKGQHFFFIQLTDPQFGMYEKNAGIEKEIFLYEKAVDEVNRLKPDFVIITGDFVNNRKDKTQINEFKRITRKINQDIPVYLSPGNHDVGNKPNSRSIKRYIKNYGYDKFSFIHNEILFVGFNSSLIKDDVVNFEEKQYNWLKKILEHNENAQQVILFCHFPFFIHSVDEQESYSNISLEKRRKYLSLFKESNVQAIFSGHLHENASAEYTGIHLITTSALGKPLGDAPSGLRIVKVYDNSVEHHYFGIDEVPETVVLNNSN; encoded by the coding sequence ATGATGAAATTAAATATACACGTCATAATTATTCTAATCTTATGTTTTGGTGTCAATATTCAATCAGTTAAATGTCAAGATAAGGGGCAGCATTTCTTTTTTATACAATTAACAGATCCACAATTCGGTATGTATGAAAAAAATGCTGGAATTGAGAAAGAAATTTTTCTTTACGAAAAAGCGGTAGACGAAGTCAATCGGCTAAAGCCTGATTTTGTAATAATAACGGGTGATTTTGTAAATAACAGAAAAGATAAAACTCAAATAAATGAATTCAAGCGAATAACAAGGAAAATTAATCAGGATATTCCTGTTTATTTATCACCAGGCAATCATGATGTTGGAAATAAGCCAAATAGTCGTAGTATTAAAAGATACATTAAAAATTACGGTTACGACAAATTTTCATTCATACATAATGAGATTCTATTTGTAGGCTTTAATTCAAGCTTAATAAAAGATGATGTAGTAAACTTTGAAGAAAAACAATATAACTGGCTTAAAAAAATATTAGAACACAATGAAAATGCACAGCAAGTTATATTGTTTTGTCATTTCCCCTTCTTTATTCATTCAGTTGATGAACAAGAATCCTATTCGAATATTAGTCTTGAAAAGCGAAGGAAATACCTTTCACTTTTCAAAGAAAGTAATGTGCAAGCCATATTTTCAGGGCACCTTCACGAAAATGCTTCTGCTGAATATACAGGTATTCATTTGATTACCACAAGTGCTTTAGGAAAGCCTCTCGGAGATGCGCCCTCAGGATTAAGGATTGTAAAAGTATACGACAACAGCGTTGAGCATCATTATTTCGGAATTGACGAAGTTCCGGAAACAGTAGTTTTAAATAATTCAAATTAA